A genomic region of Arvicola amphibius chromosome X, mArvAmp1.2, whole genome shotgun sequence contains the following coding sequences:
- the LOC119804127 gene encoding integrator complex subunit 6-like, which produces MEPDKKEHHTMLKQKVSPIGEGEAMGPSPKKRNTADVVSNQALEASANVKGEGAPVNQEAQEGVMEGPSKSPEVDPQERDEAQPKPAPGDATLPAPEDSLPDDILHHEENDDEEDGAGAGASGDHDNSESAEDDTEITSVEISHYIVNTVDPDVINYGIKHALMSEIRRYGRQYGRIFKLLDEVRGPLEIRLHFVRFAIKEAARFKRYHLIYYLEKLLEKMMSDSTIRNVDLNEST; this is translated from the exons ATGGAGCCTGACAAAAAGGAGCATCACACAATGCTTAAGCAGAAAGTTAGCCCTATTGGAGAAGGAGAAGCCATGGGTCCATCACCAAAGAAAAGGAACACTGCGGACGTGGTGTCAAATCAAGCTCTGGAAGCTTCCGCCAATGTGAAGGGAGAAG GAGCTCCTGTCAACCAGGAAGCCCAAGAGGGGGTGATGGAGGGTCCTTCCAAGTCCCCTGAAGTCGACCCACAAGAGCGTGATGAAGCGCAGCCTAAGCCTGCGCCAGGAGATGCCACTCTCCCCGCTCCGGAAGATTCTCTGCCTGATGACATTCTTCATCACGAAGagaatgatgatgaagaagatggCGCAGGTGCAGGGGCGAGtggtgaccatgacaactctgaAAGCGCTGAAGATGACACAGAAATAACTTCTGTGGAAATTTCCCACTACATTGTGAACACGGTGGATCCTGACGTAATTAATTATGGAATAAAACATGCCCTGATGTCAGAAATCCGACGCTATGGACGAC AATATGGAAGGATTTTCAAGCTACTGGATGAAGTGCGGGGACCCCTGGAGATCCGGCTGCATTTTGTTAGGTTCGCCATCAAGGAAGCAGCAAG GTTTAAAAGATACCACCTGATATATTATCTCGAGAAGCTACTGGAAAAAATGATGTCAGACAGCACCATCAGGAATGTCGATCTAAACGAAAGCACCTGA